In Ascaphus truei isolate aAscTru1 chromosome 5, aAscTru1.hap1, whole genome shotgun sequence, one genomic interval encodes:
- the LOC142495898 gene encoding protocadherin gamma-A4-like isoform X2: MIHPAGYRVLQVGILHLFPLWLLIHLTYAQFRYSIPEELNRGEIVGNIAKDLGTDVAKLVAANLQQAQANVDWHFSQAQRPGPSGVQPAEEAGVWPNNPVETERLQAMILASANEAAESSNLGAGTGTMGLGACYGPQFTLQHVPDYRQNIYIPGTATLTNAAGKPDGKAPAGGNKKKSGKKKKK, translated from the exons ATGATTCATCCAGCAGGTTACCGTGTTCTGCAAGTAGGAATACTGCATCTCTTCCCTTTGTGGCTGCTTATACATCTTACATATGCACAGTTCCGTTACTCTATCCCTGAAGAACTGAACAGGGGAGAAATTGTTGGGAATATCGCTAAGGACCTTGGAACAGATGTAGCAAAACTAGTGGCTGCCAATCTCCAG CAGGCACAAGCTAACGTGGACTGGCATTTCTCACAGGCGCAACGACCCGGGCCCAGTGG GGTCCAACCTGCAGAGGAAGCTGGAGTGTGGCCAAACAACCCGGTTGAAACAGAGAGACTTCAGGCGATGATCTTAGCATCTGCAAACG AAGCTGCTGAAAGTTCAAACCTTGGAGCAGGAACAGGTACTATGGGTCTTGGCGCCTGCTATGGACCTCAGTTCACCCTGCAACATGTCCCAGACTACAGGCAAAACATCTACATTCCGGGAACTGCTACACTCACCAATGCTGCTGGGAAGCCTGATGGAAAGGCACCTGCAGGCGGAAACAAGAAGAAGTCtggaaaaaagaagaagaaataa
- the LOC142495898 gene encoding protocadherin gamma-C5-like isoform X1: MIHPAGYRVLQVGILHLFPLWLLIHLTYAQFRYSIPEELNRGEIVGNIAKDLGTDVAKLVAANLQVLSDSDSQYFSVNVNNGAILVNDRIDRELLCGQSITCVLNLKFAIENPVEVYRIEVEILDINDNSPRFQSDELTLKINELASPGARFLIPNAQDPDIGSNALQEYHLSPSESFALIVKKRTDGSKFPELILEKALDREQTAVHHLVLKAEDGGVPCRSSTMQITVIVLDANDNHPAFDQPFYNVQLKENAPKNSLVIKLNATDLDEGPNGEIEYFFSSHNSEALSNIFQLNKETGEIRVLGNLDFEELSVYEIDIEARDKGSPIMEEHCSVIVHIIDVNDNTPEMIISAFFSSVPEDSPAGTVVAVITIKDKDHGENGRVHCQLDKNLPFSVREDFEHQFSLVTSDHLDRESVSEYHITITARDTGNPPLSTEKVISVVVSDVNDNAPQFVEPVYEVFVEENNKAGELLCTVSALDPDLDQNSLLSYSILQNPKEDYASSSHIYINLENGQIYLKFPLDYERINYFQFQVEVADAGSPPLKNKTVVHVFVLDQNDNAPLVVFPLVGSNSVAQCKIPRSTGQNVMVSKISAVDYDSGRNAWLSYNVLEATDPTLFSIALRTGEIKTKRAIQDIDPTLHELLLLIKDSGEPCLSTSVTVMMTLEHKDLEISQGVKDHSKKRNISSLTLYLIVCLIVISVISLIGLAALGIKIHKCENRNFTICCRQSQRKTMVTGTKLQGTFQLHPSLCNTIIGVRVDCAGNIPSNRRVRTCFSPVSDISEFMFMRPPHVTTNSSSPGILVPDPNFSIGPNEQAQANVDWHFSQAQRPGPSGVQPAEEAGVWPNNPVETERLQAMILASANEAAESSNLGAGTGTMGLGACYGPQFTLQHVPDYRQNIYIPGTATLTNAAGKPDGKAPAGGNKKKSGKKKKK, translated from the exons ATGATTCATCCAGCAGGTTACCGTGTTCTGCAAGTAGGAATACTGCATCTCTTCCCTTTGTGGCTGCTTATACATCTTACATATGCACAGTTCCGTTACTCTATCCCTGAAGAACTGAACAGGGGAGAAATTGTTGGGAATATCGCTAAGGACCTTGGAACAGATGTAGCAAAACTAGTGGCTGCCAATCTCCAGGTACTTTCTGATTCTGATTCCCAATATTTCTCTGTAAATGTAAACAATGGGGCCATATTGGTGAACGACAGAATAGACAGAGAGCTTCTCTGTGGGCAGAGCATTACTTGTGTATTGAATCTTAAATTTGCTATTGAGAATCCAGTGGAAGTGTATCGGATTGAAGTTGAAATATTGGACATAAATGATAATTCACCCCGATTTCAGAGCGATGAGCTCACTTTAAAAATCAATGAATTGGCATCACCTGGTGCTAGATTTCTCATTCCAAATGCACAGGATCCTGATATAGGTTCTAATGCTTTGCAAGAGTATCATCTTAGTCCCAGTGAGAGTTTTGCTCTAATTGTGAAGAAGCGCACTGATGGCAGTAAATTTCCAGAGTTAATTCTTGAAAAGGCTCTGGATAGGGAACAGACAGCTGTCCACCATCTGGTGTTGAAAGCAGAGGATGGTGGCGTGCCCTGCCGATCTAGCACTATGCAAATTACTGTTATTGTCTTAGATGCCAATGATAACCACCCCGCATTTGATCAACCGTTTTATAATGTCCAATTGAAAGAAAATGCCCCCAAAAACTCCCTTGTCATAAAACTGAATGCAACAGATCTAGACGAAGGGCCAAATGGAGAAATTGAATATTTTTTCAGCAGCCACAATTCTGAAGCTTTAAGTAATATATTTCAACTTAATAAAGAAACTGGAGAAATTCGGGTACTTGGTAATTTGGATTTTGAGGAGCTTTCAGTTTATGAAATTGATATTGAAGCCAGAGATAAAGGGAGCCCTATAATGGAAGAACACTGCAGTGTAATTGTCCATATTATTGATGTAAATGACAATACTCCTGAGATGATTATAAGTGCGTTTTTCAGTTCTGTTCCAGAAGACTCACCAGCTGGGACAGTGGTGGCCGTGATTACTATAAAAGACAAAGATCATGGAGAAAATGGAAGGGTACATTGCCAACTAGACAAAAATCTCCCGTTCTCAGTAAGGGAAGATTTTGAACACCAATTTTCCTTGGTTACCAGTGATCATTTAGACCGTGAAAGTGTTTCTGAGTACCATATTACAATAACAGCCAGAGATACGGGTAATCCCCCACTCTCCACTGAGAAAGTTATATCAGTTGTAGTCTCCGATGTGAATGATAATGCACCACAGTTTGTTGAACCAGTTTATGAAGTCTTTGTCGAAGAGAATAATAAAGCTGGGGAGTTACTTTGTACTGTTTCGGCCTTGGATCCAGACTTggaccagaattccctcctttcTTACTCTATTTTGCAAAATCCTAAAGAAGATTACGCTTCTTCATCTCATATTTACATCAATTTAGAAAATGGACAGATATACCTGAAGTTTCCTCTTGATTATGAGAGAATTAACTACTTCCAGTTCCAAGTAGAAGTTGCAGATGCTGGTTCTCCACCCCTCAAAAATAAGACTGTTGTGCATGTGTTTGTTTTAGATCAAAATGACAATGCCCCACTAGTTGTATTCCCTTTAGTTGGATCTAATTCAGTTGCACAATGTAAGATCCCACGTTCCACTGGACAAAATGTTATGGTGAGCAAGATATCAGCAGTAGACTATGACTCTGGTCGGAATGCATGGCTTTCATACAACGTACTTGAAGCAACAGATCCTACATTGTTCAGCATTGCCTTGAGAACTGGAGAAATAAAGACTAAACGTGCTATCCAAGATATTGATCCTACGCTTCATGAGCTCCTTCTTCTCATAAAAGATTCTGGAGAGCCTTGTTTGTCCACCTCTGTTACAGTAATGATGACGCTGGAACACAAAGATCTAGAAATCTCCCAAGGAGTAAAAGACCATTCTAAAAAGAGGAATATTTCCAGTCTAACTTTGTATCTGATCGTGTGTTTAATTGTAATTTCTGTGATTTCATTGATTGGTTTGGCAGCTCTTGGAATTAAAATTCACAAATGTGAGAACAGGAATTTTACAATCTGCTGTCGGCAAAGTCAAAGGAAGACAATGGTTACAGGGACTAAACTACAGGGAACATTCCAGCTACACCCAAGCCTTTGTAATACTATAATTGGGGTACGAGTGGATTGTGCTGGAAATATCCCATCTAATCGAAGGGTCAGAACATGTTTCTCCCCAGTCTCAGATATTAGTGAGTTTATGTTCATGAGGCCACCCCATGTCACTACTAACTCCTCTTCCCCAGGAATACTGGTTCCAGATCCTAACTTCTCCATTGGGCCCAATGAG CAGGCACAAGCTAACGTGGACTGGCATTTCTCACAGGCGCAACGACCCGGGCCCAGTGG GGTCCAACCTGCAGAGGAAGCTGGAGTGTGGCCAAACAACCCGGTTGAAACAGAGAGACTTCAGGCGATGATCTTAGCATCTGCAAACG AAGCTGCTGAAAGTTCAAACCTTGGAGCAGGAACAGGTACTATGGGTCTTGGCGCCTGCTATGGACCTCAGTTCACCCTGCAACATGTCCCAGACTACAGGCAAAACATCTACATTCCGGGAACTGCTACACTCACCAATGCTGCTGGGAAGCCTGATGGAAAGGCACCTGCAGGCGGAAACAAGAAGAAGTCtggaaaaaagaagaagaaataa
- the LOC142495898 gene encoding protocadherin gamma-A4-like isoform X3, with the protein MQAQANVDWHFSQAQRPGPSGVQPAEEAGVWPNNPVETERLQAMILASANEAAESSNLGAGTGTMGLGACYGPQFTLQHVPDYRQNIYIPGTATLTNAAGKPDGKAPAGGNKKKSGKKKKK; encoded by the exons ATG CAGGCACAAGCTAACGTGGACTGGCATTTCTCACAGGCGCAACGACCCGGGCCCAGTGG GGTCCAACCTGCAGAGGAAGCTGGAGTGTGGCCAAACAACCCGGTTGAAACAGAGAGACTTCAGGCGATGATCTTAGCATCTGCAAACG AAGCTGCTGAAAGTTCAAACCTTGGAGCAGGAACAGGTACTATGGGTCTTGGCGCCTGCTATGGACCTCAGTTCACCCTGCAACATGTCCCAGACTACAGGCAAAACATCTACATTCCGGGAACTGCTACACTCACCAATGCTGCTGGGAAGCCTGATGGAAAGGCACCTGCAGGCGGAAACAAGAAGAAGTCtggaaaaaagaagaagaaataa